From the genome of bacterium:
CCGCCGCGGGTATCGATTACGTTTTGCATCAAGCTGCCAGAGGATCGGTTCCGCGATCTGTTGCGGATCCACTCGGGACACACGATGCAAACGTGACCGGCACGCTGAACATTTTGCACGCAGCCAGGGATGCAGGAGTCCGTCGCGTGGTCTGCGCAAGCTCATCTTCGGTGTACGGCGAAACTCCGGTGCTTCCCAAAGAAGAATCGATGACGCCTCATCCTCAATCGCCTTACGCAACTAGCAAACTCGTGCTGGAACACTATTGCGATATGTTCCATAAGACCTACGGTCTGGAAACAGTGGCATTGCGCTACTTCAATATCTATGGATCGCGTCAGAATCCGGAGCTGCAATACGCAGCAGTAGTCCCGATCTTTATAAAGAACATGCTTCAGCAAAAACAGTGCGTAATTTACGGTGATGGCGGTCAGACGCGCGACTTTACTTACGTTGATGATTGTGTGCTTGCAAACCTTCTTGCGTGTAAGAATCCAGGCGCCGTTGGAAAAGTCTTGAACGTCGCGTGCGGAGCGCAAACGACCGTTCTGGATCTGTTCTCGATTCTTGCGAAGATGCTCAATTACACGCTGGCTCCGAATCATCAGCCTTTGCGGCTAGGCGACGTGAGGCATTCACTTGGATCGACGGCAAAACTCAAGGAGTCGTTGCAATTTCAACCGGCCATTTCTCTTCAAGAAGGATTGCAGCGAACGGTGCTGTGGTATCGTAATTTGCAATAGATGGACTACTATCAGCCAGCTCCTGAGAAAAAGGATCACACGCTTTTAAAATTCCTGGGTGCGGGGATTGGTTGCCTTATTCTGGTTGCCGGGATCGGCGGATTTCTCTTTTACCGCTTTTACTCATACGCAAGAGGTCCCACGAAAATGCTGGAAGATCATATCCGCGCGATCAACCAGAGTAATTACGAACTAGCCTACACCTATTTCGCTGAAGATCTCAAAGAGGATTTTTCTCTTCAGGAATTCCGTGAGGAATTGGAACGTTTCTCCTCATTGCTGCCAAGCCGGAATTCCTCATTTTCACATGTGACAGTTGTGAACAACAAAGCTACGATTGAAGGGACTCTAACAGGACGGGATGGCGCGATTTTTCCAGTCCGCTACGAGTTG
Proteins encoded in this window:
- a CDS encoding SDR family oxidoreductase, whose translation is MEKYLVTGGAGFIGSHIVETLLRDGNFVRVLDDFDTGSRRNLKDFSGDLELIEGSIVDRETVRKAAAGIDYVLHQAARGSVPRSVADPLGTHDANVTGTLNILHAARDAGVRRVVCASSSSVYGETPVLPKEESMTPHPQSPYATSKLVLEHYCDMFHKTYGLETVALRYFNIYGSRQNPELQYAAVVPIFIKNMLQQKQCVIYGDGGQTRDFTYVDDCVLANLLACKNPGAVGKVLNVACGAQTTVLDLFSILAKMLNYTLAPNHQPLRLGDVRHSLGSTAKLKESLQFQPAISLQEGLQRTVLWYRNLQ
- a CDS encoding DUF4864 domain-containing protein, which gives rise to MDYYQPAPEKKDHTLLKFLGAGIGCLILVAGIGGFLFYRFYSYARGPTKMLEDHIRAINQSNYELAYTYFAEDLKEDFSLQEFREELERFSSLLPSRNSSFSHVTVVNNKATIEGTLTGRDGAIFPVRYELIREQGVWRISNYQWTSPGERIYV